In Serratia marcescens subsp. marcescens ATCC 13880, a single genomic region encodes these proteins:
- the murG gene encoding undecaprenyldiphospho-muramoylpentapeptide beta-N-acetylglucosaminyltransferase — MSGKPKRLMVMAGGTGGHVFPGLAVAHHLMAQGWQVRWLGTADRMEADLVPKHGIEIDFIRISGLRGKGLKAQLTAPLRIWQAVRQAKAIMRSYQPDVVLGMGGYVSGPGGLAAWQCGIPVVLHEQNGIAGLTNRWLARIAAKVMQAFPGAFPNAEVVGNPVRTDVLALPLPAERLQGREGPIRVLVIGGSQGARVLNQTVPEVAARLGDRITLWHQVGKGALETVLRDYERVGQTQHKVTEFIDDMAAAYAWADVVVCRSGALTVSEIAAAGLPAIFVPFMHKDRQQYWNARPLEEAGAAKIIEQPQFNADVVAELLASWDRKTLLAMAEKARAVAIPDATERVAAELVRLAR, encoded by the coding sequence ATGAGCGGGAAACCTAAGCGTTTAATGGTGATGGCAGGCGGTACCGGCGGGCACGTGTTCCCGGGGCTGGCGGTCGCGCATCATCTGATGGCGCAGGGCTGGCAGGTGCGCTGGCTCGGAACCGCAGACCGAATGGAAGCCGATCTGGTGCCGAAGCACGGGATCGAGATTGATTTTATCCGCATCTCCGGCCTGCGCGGCAAGGGCCTGAAGGCCCAGTTGACGGCGCCGCTGCGGATCTGGCAGGCGGTGCGGCAGGCGAAAGCCATTATGCGCAGCTATCAGCCGGATGTGGTGCTGGGGATGGGCGGTTACGTTTCCGGCCCCGGCGGTCTGGCGGCCTGGCAGTGCGGCATCCCGGTGGTGCTGCACGAGCAGAACGGCATCGCCGGCTTGACCAACCGCTGGCTGGCGCGCATCGCCGCCAAAGTGATGCAGGCCTTCCCCGGCGCGTTCCCGAACGCCGAGGTGGTGGGCAACCCGGTGCGTACCGATGTGTTGGCGCTGCCACTGCCGGCGGAGCGGTTGCAAGGGCGCGAAGGCCCGATCCGTGTGTTGGTGATTGGCGGAAGTCAGGGCGCGCGCGTGCTGAATCAGACAGTTCCTGAAGTCGCGGCGCGTTTGGGCGATAGAATTACGCTCTGGCATCAGGTTGGCAAGGGCGCGCTGGAAACGGTGCTGCGCGACTACGAGAGGGTAGGGCAGACGCAGCACAAGGTGACCGAGTTCATCGACGACATGGCCGCCGCCTATGCCTGGGCCGACGTGGTGGTCTGCCGCTCCGGCGCGTTGACCGTCAGCGAAATCGCGGCGGCGGGGCTGCCGGCGATCTTCGTGCCGTTCATGCACAAGGATCGTCAACAGTACTGGAACGCACGCCCGCTGGAAGAAGCCGGCGCGGCGAAGATTATCGAACAGCCGCAGTTCAACGCCGATGTGGTGGCCGAACTGCTGGCGAGCTGGGATCGCAAGACGCTGCTGGCCATGGCCGAGAAAGCGCGCGCGGTCGCCATTCCGGACGCCACCGAGCGCGTGGCGGCGGAGCTGGTGCGGCTCGCCAGGTAA
- the murC gene encoding UDP-N-acetylmuramate--L-alanine ligase yields MNTQQLAKLRTIVPEMRRVRHIHFVGIGGAGMGGIAEVLANEGYQISGSDLAPNPVTQQLSALGATIYFNHRPENVLDASVVVVSTAISADNPEIVAAREARIPVIRRAEMLAELMRFRHGIAIAGTHGKTTTTAMVSSIYAEARLDPTFVNGGLVKAAGTHARLGSSRYLIAEADESDASFLHLQPMVAVVTNIEADHMDTYQGDFENLKQTFINFLHNLPFYGRAVMCIDDPVVRELLPRVGRHITTYGFSEDADVRIEDYRQIGPQGHFTLSRQDKPLLTVTLNAPGRHNALNAAAAVAVATEEGIDDEDILRALAGFQGTGRRFDFLGEFPLEPVNGKAGSAMLVDDYGHHPTEVDATLKAARAGWPDKRLVMIFQPHRYTRTRDLYDDFANVLSQVDVLLMLDVYAAGEAPIPGADSRSLCRTIRSRGKLDPILVSDADSVPETLAQLLQDEDLVLVQGAGNVGKIARKLAELKLQPPKKEEEHHG; encoded by the coding sequence ATGAATACACAACAACTGGCGAAACTACGTACTATCGTGCCCGAGATGCGTCGCGTCCGGCACATTCACTTTGTCGGCATCGGTGGTGCCGGCATGGGTGGTATCGCCGAAGTGTTGGCAAACGAAGGGTATCAGATCAGCGGCTCCGACCTGGCGCCGAATCCGGTGACCCAACAGTTGAGCGCGCTCGGGGCGACGATTTACTTCAATCACCGTCCGGAAAACGTGCTGGATGCGAGCGTGGTGGTGGTGTCTACCGCCATCTCCGCCGACAACCCGGAGATCGTCGCCGCTCGTGAAGCGCGCATCCCGGTGATCCGCCGCGCTGAAATGCTGGCGGAGCTGATGCGTTTTCGCCACGGCATTGCTATCGCCGGCACGCACGGCAAAACCACCACCACGGCGATGGTCTCGAGCATTTATGCCGAAGCCCGCCTGGACCCGACCTTCGTCAATGGCGGGCTGGTGAAGGCGGCAGGCACCCACGCACGACTGGGGTCCAGCCGTTATCTGATCGCGGAAGCGGATGAGAGCGATGCGTCGTTCCTGCACCTGCAGCCGATGGTGGCCGTGGTCACCAACATCGAAGCCGACCATATGGACACTTACCAGGGCGACTTCGAGAACCTGAAGCAGACGTTTATCAATTTCTTGCACAACCTGCCGTTCTACGGCCGTGCGGTGATGTGCATCGACGATCCGGTAGTGCGCGAGCTGTTGCCGCGCGTGGGTCGCCATATCACCACTTATGGCTTCAGTGAAGATGCCGACGTGCGCATCGAAGACTACCGGCAGATTGGGCCGCAGGGGCACTTTACCCTGAGCCGTCAGGACAAGCCGTTGCTGACGGTGACGCTGAACGCGCCGGGCCGCCACAATGCGTTGAACGCGGCGGCGGCGGTAGCGGTAGCGACCGAAGAAGGCATCGACGACGAAGATATCCTGCGCGCGCTGGCGGGCTTCCAGGGTACCGGGCGCCGCTTCGATTTCCTCGGCGAGTTCCCGCTGGAGCCGGTCAACGGCAAAGCGGGCAGCGCGATGCTGGTGGACGACTACGGCCACCATCCGACCGAAGTGGACGCCACGCTGAAGGCGGCGCGCGCCGGTTGGCCGGACAAGCGTCTGGTGATGATCTTCCAGCCGCACCGCTACACGCGTACTCGCGATCTGTACGACGATTTCGCCAACGTGCTGTCGCAGGTGGATGTGCTGCTGATGCTCGACGTGTACGCCGCCGGCGAAGCGCCGATCCCGGGCGCGGACAGCCGCTCGCTGTGCCGCACCATCCGCAGCCGCGGCAAGCTGGATCCGATCCTGGTTTCCGATGCCGATAGCGTGCCGGAAACGCTGGCGCAGCTGCTGCAGGATGAAGACCTGGTGCTGGTGCAGGGCGCCGGTAACGTGGGCAAAATCGCCCGTAAACTGGCCGAGCTGAAGCTGCAGCCGCCGAAGAAAGAGGAGGAGCACCATGGCTGA
- a CDS encoding D-alanine--D-alanine ligase, whose protein sequence is MADKVAVLLGGTSAERDVSLQSGAAVLAGLREAGIDAHGVDTRDFPVTQLKEQGFTKVFIALHGRGGEDGTLQGLLEFLELPYTGSGVMASALTMDKWRTKMVWQSMGLPVAPYVALNRQLYLGAEKAALLARVADLGLPLIVKPSREGSSVGMSKVTESAALEAALEEAFRHDDDVLVEKWLSGPEYTVAMLGDQVLPSIRIQPAGVFYDYQAKYISDDTQYFCPSGLSAEQEAEMAALALRAYRGLDCSGWGRVDVMQDSDGSFYLLEVNTSPGMTSHSLVPMAARQFGLSFSQLVARILELAD, encoded by the coding sequence ATGGCTGATAAAGTTGCAGTTCTGCTGGGCGGCACCTCCGCTGAACGTGACGTTTCTCTGCAATCCGGCGCCGCGGTGCTGGCCGGGTTGCGCGAAGCCGGTATCGATGCGCACGGCGTCGATACCCGCGATTTCCCGGTGACCCAGCTGAAAGAGCAGGGGTTCACCAAAGTGTTTATCGCGCTGCACGGCCGCGGCGGCGAGGATGGCACCCTGCAGGGGCTGCTGGAGTTCCTCGAGCTGCCTTATACCGGCAGCGGCGTGATGGCCTCGGCGCTGACTATGGACAAATGGCGCACCAAGATGGTGTGGCAGTCGATGGGCTTGCCGGTGGCGCCTTACGTGGCGTTGAATCGCCAGCTGTACTTAGGCGCCGAAAAAGCGGCGCTGCTGGCGCGCGTGGCGGATCTCGGTTTGCCGCTGATCGTCAAGCCGAGCCGTGAAGGCTCCAGCGTCGGCATGAGCAAGGTCACCGAGAGCGCTGCGTTGGAAGCGGCGTTGGAAGAAGCCTTCCGCCATGACGACGATGTGTTGGTGGAGAAGTGGTTGAGCGGGCCGGAATACACCGTGGCGATGCTGGGCGACCAGGTGCTGCCGTCGATCCGCATCCAGCCGGCCGGCGTGTTTTACGACTACCAGGCCAAGTACATTTCGGACGATACGCAGTACTTCTGCCCGAGCGGTTTGAGCGCCGAGCAGGAAGCCGAGATGGCGGCATTGGCGCTGCGCGCCTACCGCGGTCTGGACTGCAGCGGCTGGGGCCGCGTCGACGTGATGCAAGACAGCGATGGCAGCTTCTATCTGCTTGAGGTGAACACCTCTCCGGGCATGACCAGTCATAGCCTGGTGCCGATGGCGGCGCGCCAGTTTGGATTAAGCTTCTCGCAGCTAGTGGCGAGAATTTTGGAGTTGGCCGACTGA
- the ftsQ gene encoding cell division protein FtsQ has protein sequence MSQAALNARDREVDNGPRRSNGTQLAGMIFLLMVLGTVVWSGWAVLGWMKDASRLPLSRLVVTGERHYTTNDDIRQAILALGAPGTFMTQDVDVIQQQIERLPWIKQASVRKQWPDELKIHLVEYVPVARWNDLHMVDAEGKAFSVPAERAGKQKLPLLYGPEGSEQDVLEGYRAMSATLAASKYTLKMAAMTARHSWQLALDNDVRLELGRDDRNGRLQRFIELYPVLQQQGQAESKRVSYVDLRYESGASVGWAPVLVDPQALGGQQNSNQQQNQAQAKQQ, from the coding sequence ATGTCGCAAGCTGCCCTGAATGCGCGCGATCGCGAGGTGGATAACGGCCCGCGCCGCAGCAATGGAACCCAGTTGGCGGGAATGATTTTCCTGCTGATGGTGTTGGGAACGGTCGTGTGGAGCGGTTGGGCGGTGCTTGGCTGGATGAAAGACGCCAGCCGCCTGCCGCTCTCAAGGCTGGTGGTGACCGGCGAACGCCACTACACCACCAACGATGATATTCGTCAGGCGATCCTGGCGCTGGGCGCACCCGGCACCTTTATGACGCAGGATGTGGACGTCATCCAGCAGCAGATCGAACGTCTGCCGTGGATCAAGCAGGCCAGCGTGCGCAAACAATGGCCGGATGAGCTGAAGATCCATCTGGTGGAGTACGTCCCGGTGGCGCGCTGGAACGATTTGCACATGGTGGACGCCGAGGGCAAAGCGTTCAGCGTGCCGGCGGAGCGGGCGGGCAAGCAGAAGTTGCCGCTGCTCTACGGGCCGGAAGGGAGCGAGCAGGATGTGCTGGAAGGCTATCGGGCGATGAGCGCCACGTTGGCGGCCAGCAAATATACGCTGAAAATGGCGGCGATGACCGCGCGCCATTCCTGGCAGCTGGCGCTGGACAACGATGTTCGGCTTGAGCTGGGGCGCGATGACCGCAACGGGCGTTTGCAGCGGTTTATCGAGCTTTACCCGGTATTGCAACAGCAGGGCCAGGCGGAGAGCAAGCGTGTCAGCTATGTCGATCTGCGCTACGAGTCCGGCGCTTCGGTAGGGTGGGCTCCGGTGTTGGTCGATCCGCAGGCGCTTGGCGGTCAGCAAAACAGTAATCAGCAACAGAATCAGGCACAGGCAAAACAACAATGA
- the ftsA gene encoding cell division protein FtsA, with protein sequence MIKSTDRKLVVGLEIGTAKVSALVGEVLPDGMVNIIGVGSCPSRGMDKGGVNDLESVVKCVQRAIDQAELMADCQISSVYLALSGKHISCQNEIGMVPISEEEVTQDDVENVVHTAKSVRVRDEHRILHVIPQEYAIDYQEGIKNPVGLSGVRMQAKVHLITCHNDMAKNIVKAVERCGLKVDQLIFAGLAASYAVLTEDERELGVCVVDIGGGTMDMAVYTGGALRHTKVIPYAGNVVTSDIAYAFGTPPTDAEAIKVRHGCALGSIVSKDENVEVPSVGGRPPRSLQRQTLAEVIEPRYTELLNLVNDEILQLQEQLRQQGVKHHLAAGIVLTGGAAQIDGLAACAQRVFHTQVRIGQPLNITGLTDYAQEPYYSTAVGLLHYGKESHLSGETEVEKRASVGNWFKRINSWLRKEF encoded by the coding sequence ATGATCAAGTCGACGGACAGAAAACTGGTAGTTGGACTGGAGATCGGTACTGCAAAAGTCTCCGCGTTGGTAGGGGAAGTTCTGCCCGATGGCATGGTCAACATTATCGGGGTGGGCAGCTGCCCGTCTCGCGGCATGGATAAGGGTGGCGTAAACGACCTGGAGTCGGTGGTGAAGTGCGTACAGCGCGCCATCGATCAGGCCGAGCTGATGGCGGACTGCCAGATCTCGTCGGTGTATCTGGCGCTGTCGGGCAAGCACATCAGCTGCCAGAACGAAATCGGCATGGTGCCGATCTCGGAAGAGGAAGTGACGCAGGACGACGTGGAGAACGTGGTGCATACCGCCAAATCGGTGCGCGTGCGCGACGAACACCGCATCCTGCATGTGATTCCTCAGGAATACGCCATCGATTATCAGGAAGGCATCAAAAACCCGGTTGGGCTGTCCGGCGTGCGCATGCAGGCCAAGGTGCATCTGATTACCTGCCATAACGATATGGCGAAGAACATCGTCAAGGCCGTGGAACGTTGCGGCCTGAAAGTTGACCAACTTATTTTCGCCGGTCTGGCCGCGAGCTACGCGGTGCTGACCGAAGATGAACGCGAACTCGGCGTTTGCGTGGTGGATATCGGCGGCGGCACCATGGATATGGCGGTGTACACCGGCGGCGCGCTGCGCCACACCAAAGTGATCCCTTACGCCGGGAACGTGGTCACCAGCGACATCGCTTACGCCTTTGGTACGCCGCCGACCGACGCGGAAGCGATTAAAGTTCGACACGGTTGTGCGCTTGGGTCGATTGTTAGCAAGGATGAGAATGTAGAGGTGCCTAGCGTCGGGGGACGTCCTCCGCGCAGTCTGCAAAGACAGACGCTGGCTGAAGTCATTGAGCCACGCTACACCGAACTGTTGAATCTGGTTAACGATGAAATTTTGCAATTGCAGGAGCAACTGCGTCAGCAAGGGGTGAAGCATCATCTGGCGGCAGGTATCGTGCTGACCGGTGGCGCCGCCCAGATTGATGGCCTGGCAGCCTGTGCGCAACGGGTGTTCCACACTCAGGTACGCATCGGCCAACCCTTGAACATCACGGGTCTGACGGATTATGCGCAGGAGCCTTACTACTCGACGGCGGTAGGTTTGCTGCACTATGGAAAAGAGTCTCACCTGAGCGGTGAGACAGAAGTAGAAAAACGCGCCTCGGTGGGCAATTGGTTTAAACGCATCAATAGCTGGCTGAGAAAAGAGTTTTAA
- the ftsZ gene encoding cell division protein FtsZ, whose amino-acid sequence MFEPMELTNDAVIKVIGVGGGGGNAVEHMVRERIEGVEFFAVNTDAQALRKTAVGQTIQIGSGITKGLGAGANPEVGRNSAEEDREALRAALDGADMVFIAAGMGGGTGTGAAPVVAEVAKDLGILTVAVVTKPFNFEGKKRMAFAEQGIAELSKHVDSLITIPNDKLLKVLGRGISLLDAFGAANDVLKGAVQGIAELITRPGLMNVDFADVRTVMSEMGYAMMGSGVACGEDRAEEAAEMAISSPLLEDIDLSGARGVLVNITAGFDLRLDEFETVGNTIRAFASDNATVVIGTSLDPEMNDELRVTVVATGIGMDKRPEITLVTNKQASQPVMDHRYQQHGMSPLPQEVKPAAKVVNDQAAQPNKEPDYLDIPAFLRKQAD is encoded by the coding sequence ATGTTTGAACCAATGGAACTAACCAATGACGCGGTGATTAAAGTCATCGGCGTCGGCGGCGGCGGTGGCAACGCCGTTGAACACATGGTGCGCGAGCGCATCGAAGGTGTTGAATTCTTCGCTGTGAACACGGACGCCCAGGCGCTCCGCAAAACGGCGGTTGGCCAAACCATCCAGATTGGTAGCGGTATTACCAAAGGTCTGGGTGCGGGCGCGAACCCTGAGGTGGGTCGCAATTCAGCGGAAGAAGACCGCGAAGCCCTGCGCGCAGCGCTGGACGGCGCAGACATGGTCTTCATCGCAGCCGGCATGGGCGGCGGTACCGGTACCGGTGCGGCGCCAGTGGTGGCTGAAGTGGCTAAAGATTTGGGTATTCTGACCGTGGCCGTGGTGACCAAGCCTTTCAACTTCGAAGGCAAGAAGCGCATGGCATTCGCGGAGCAGGGTATCGCTGAGCTGTCCAAACACGTGGACTCGCTGATCACCATCCCGAACGACAAGCTGTTGAAAGTGCTGGGGCGCGGGATCTCTCTGCTGGACGCGTTCGGCGCGGCCAACGACGTGCTGAAAGGCGCGGTGCAGGGTATCGCCGAGCTGATCACCCGTCCGGGCCTGATGAACGTCGACTTCGCCGACGTGCGCACCGTGATGTCCGAAATGGGCTACGCGATGATGGGTTCCGGCGTGGCTTGCGGTGAAGACCGCGCCGAAGAAGCGGCCGAAATGGCGATCTCCAGCCCGCTGCTGGAAGACATCGACCTGTCCGGCGCGCGCGGCGTGCTGGTCAACATTACCGCTGGCTTCGATCTGCGTCTGGATGAGTTCGAAACCGTGGGTAACACCATCCGTGCGTTCGCTTCCGACAACGCTACCGTGGTTATCGGTACCTCGCTGGATCCGGAAATGAACGACGAACTGCGCGTAACCGTGGTTGCAACCGGTATCGGTATGGACAAGCGTCCAGAAATCACTCTGGTGACCAATAAGCAGGCCAGCCAGCCAGTGATGGATCACCGTTATCAGCAGCACGGCATGTCGCCTCTGCCGCAGGAAGTGAAACCTGCCGCCAAGGTGGTCAACGACCAAGCTGCGCAGCCGAATAAAGAGCCCGACTATCTTGATATTCCAGCCTTCCTGCGTAAACAGGCAGACTAA
- the lpxC gene encoding UDP-3-O-acyl-N-acetylglucosamine deacetylase, which yields MIKQRTLKRIVQATGVGLHTGKKVTLTMRPAPANTGVIYRRTDLNPPVDFPADAKSVRDTMLCTCLVNEHDVRISTVEHLNAALAGLGIDNIVIEVDAAEIPIMDGSASPFVFLLLDAGIEELNSAKKFLRLKETVRVEDGDKWAELSPHNGFRLDFTIDFNHPAIDASSQRYRLDFSAESFVRQISRARTFGFMRDIEYLQSRGLALGGSFDCAIVVDDYRVLNEDGLRFEDEFVRHKMLDAIGDLFMCGHNIIGAFTAFKSGHALNNKLLQAVLAKQEAWEYVTFQDEAEMPLAFKAPSTVLA from the coding sequence ATGATCAAACAAAGGACATTAAAACGTATTGTTCAGGCGACTGGCGTCGGTTTGCATACCGGCAAGAAAGTCACGCTGACAATGCGCCCAGCGCCGGCTAATACCGGGGTCATCTATCGTCGCACTGACTTGAATCCACCGGTTGATTTTCCGGCTGATGCAAAATCCGTGCGTGATACCATGCTCTGTACTTGCCTGGTGAATGAGCATGACGTGCGTATTTCGACCGTTGAGCACCTCAACGCCGCGCTGGCTGGGCTGGGCATCGACAACATCGTCATTGAAGTCGACGCCGCTGAAATCCCAATCATGGACGGCAGCGCCAGTCCGTTCGTGTTCTTGCTGCTGGATGCCGGCATCGAAGAACTGAACTCGGCGAAGAAATTCCTGCGTCTGAAAGAGACCGTACGCGTTGAAGACGGCGACAAATGGGCCGAGCTGTCCCCGCACAACGGGTTCCGCCTGGACTTCACCATCGACTTCAACCACCCGGCTATCGACGCCAGCTCTCAGCGCTACCGTCTTGATTTCTCGGCTGAGTCGTTCGTGCGTCAAATCAGCCGCGCGCGCACCTTCGGGTTCATGCGCGACATTGAATACCTGCAGTCCCGCGGCCTGGCCCTGGGCGGCAGCTTCGATTGCGCCATCGTGGTAGATGACTACCGCGTGCTGAACGAAGACGGTCTGCGTTTCGAAGACGAATTCGTACGTCACAAAATGCTGGACGCCATCGGCGACCTGTTCATGTGCGGCCACAACATCATTGGCGCGTTCACCGCGTTCAAGTCTGGCCACGCGCTGAACAACAAACTGCTGCAGGCCGTACTGGCCAAGCAGGAAGCGTGGGAATACGTGACCTTCCAGGACGAAGCCGAAATGCCGTTGGCATTCAAGGCGCCGTCTACCGTATTGGCGTAA
- a CDS encoding DUF721 domain-containing protein, with protein sequence MRDSRPQLLDVLFDDASASSKGPLHNVQQRAVALLKLNRAVKGLLPAPLHPWCRVANFRQGILVLETANASWMMRLRYEQPALLSALRAQILPSLSSIDIRINPALMAKGSNQVQNAEKAPEKPVPMRHLSLESAEELRGLASRSPEKLRKILERLAALAGEGTNTTSRDK encoded by the coding sequence ATGCGCGATAGCCGTCCACAATTATTAGATGTCCTGTTCGACGACGCGTCTGCCAGCAGCAAAGGGCCGCTGCATAACGTCCAGCAACGCGCGGTGGCGCTGCTCAAGCTTAACCGTGCAGTGAAGGGCCTGTTGCCCGCTCCCCTGCATCCCTGGTGCCGCGTCGCGAATTTCCGACAGGGTATTTTAGTGCTCGAAACGGCAAATGCCAGTTGGATGATGCGCTTGCGCTACGAACAACCCGCTTTGCTGTCTGCACTACGAGCGCAAATTCTACCATCATTGTCGTCGATCGACATCAGGATTAATCCGGCCTTGATGGCGAAAGGCAGCAACCAGGTGCAAAACGCAGAGAAAGCGCCGGAAAAACCCGTGCCGATGCGGCATTTGAGTCTGGAAAGTGCGGAAGAGCTGAGAGGGTTGGCGAGCCGTAGCCCGGAGAAACTGCGCAAGATATTGGAACGGCTGGCTGCATTGGCCGGAGAGGGTACCAACACAACCAGTCGTGATAAGTAA
- the secM gene encoding secA translation cis-regulator SecM: MIGILNRWRQFGRRYFWPHLLLGMVAATLGASSNLSGAPDQAALPNTSSSLNRQNSANGTFNSLALLQDAHRRPTFSVDYWQQHALRTVIRHLSFALAPQAVYARVQESEAEAEPPLQVAQLALLSTLNALLTHEPKPPTIIRHTHLEVLPTLARHQTGLWVAQVQGIRAGPAALV; this comes from the coding sequence GTGATCGGTATTCTAAATCGTTGGCGACAATTTGGCAGACGTTATTTCTGGCCCCATCTCCTGTTAGGGATGGTTGCGGCCACGCTTGGCGCGTCTTCCAATTTGTCCGGCGCCCCCGATCAGGCCGCATTGCCGAATACGTCGTCCAGCCTTAACCGGCAAAATTCGGCCAATGGCACGTTCAACAGCCTGGCCCTGCTGCAGGACGCGCATCGCCGTCCTACCTTCAGCGTAGATTACTGGCAGCAACATGCGCTGCGCACCGTCATTCGTCACCTCTCTTTCGCGTTGGCGCCGCAGGCGGTTTATGCGCGGGTGCAGGAGAGCGAAGCCGAAGCGGAACCCCCTTTGCAGGTAGCGCAACTGGCGCTGCTGTCTACCCTCAATGCGCTGCTGACGCACGAGCCGAAGCCGCCGACCATCATTCGCCACACTCACCTTGAGGTGCTGCCCACGCTGGCGCGCCACCAGACCGGCCTGTGGGTGGCGCAGGTGCAGGGCATTCGCGCCGGGCCCGCCGCCCTCGTCTGA